In the genome of Mercenaria mercenaria strain notata unplaced genomic scaffold, MADL_Memer_1 contig_2093, whole genome shotgun sequence, the window tattaataccccttcatggataacagagcTACGGAACAAACAGAAACCACACTGTGTTAGAATTGATCTCAGAGTGTTATCTTGACATTTGAGCTATGGTTTTAGGTGCCATAGGTGTCAAACATGGAaacagttttatgttttaaaacccTTCTAATCTTCTATGACCTTGCTTGACCTTGAAGATAGAGCAAACAATTAATTGCATTGCACAACACAATCCTATCAAAAACTGAGACAGCGGAAACTACACAGGAAGTTcagcacgacaaaaatgaaaattttgaaggttccgtttgactgagcctgttcatagacggtagaaGAAGTGTATATACGTGTTAGaacgacaaaaaaaaatacaatttagtgACATCCGCACATGTGTaaatacggcggtgtacatggaccCTTCAATGACACGctagagtgcaattccatgaaaaacggCACATGATCCCTAGTTGGAATAATGGGCATAATTAAAAGAACAAACTAGAATGGAAAGAGGAAACCGAGGTAATCACCAAAACTGTCAAAATACAAGATTTAAAACGAAGGCACCATACAAAAAGAGTGACTAAGATATAccgaaaaattaaataaaatagaattgaAGTTTGACTACAAATATATGGCCCGAACAAGagtttgcaatattttgttaCCATTTTTAGGATACGATGACGGGGTCCGCAAGTTTGTGATTACTTGTGTCACGTTTAAATAAATCAGAGTAGGAGTTACAATGTAATTGTCCGAACAAGGTTTCCGGACACGGACGGACAGGTAGACAGCCAGACCAACATGCGGACAGAGTGATACCTATAGGGTGTCTATCAAAAAGCGGATCCCTAATTATAACACGCCTTAGTCTATAACAGTAACATTCAGGAAATAGATAACTTTTTATGTTTGAAAGAGAAATATCGGCAAAACAGTATTGATTTTAATGAGTTAGGCATGTTTAGgtcaaaagaaaaaagttttacctgtgcaaacttttgtttttctttctgtatACTAGTGCTTTCGTCCGATTTATTCACTTTGCTTATCGTTACGGAGGAAATTACTATTGTTTTCCTGGAATCATGTATCTCATACGTCATGGCGGAAGAAACATTGCTAGAAGTTTCAATCAGTACATGCTGTTTAAGGTTGTTTGTTAATTCATTGGAAGCTCTTCTAACCTGGTTTTCAAACATATCTTGAAATTTATTGCAAAAGCATTCCCCCATACACTCACACTTTGTTTTACAGTGTAAGCACTCGAACGAAAAGCAGTCCATACATCTAAGCTCGTCCTCTTTCAATCTAGcttcatacatttttaacatGCAATCTTTACATTGTTTTCCAGTATCAAAAATTACAGCTTTATGATCTGAGGTTAAGCTAATCATACTTCTCATTTTATCATAATCATGTCCGAACGTGGCCTTATCCGTAGTTTTTTTATTCTCTTCACCTTTTGGCTCATCAACATTATCTGTATGTTGATTATTCTGATGTTTACCTTCTAATGTCATATTTTCATCAAGGTTCTCATTTTTTTCGTTAACTTTAGTATTAAATGAATTCTTAGAATTTTCAGGACTTGgctttgcttttttttctttattgctaCTCTTATCTGGATTAGTTTCGTACGTCTGCTTTGCTTTCGTTTCCTCTCCACCACCTCCACCGAAaaattttaccaattttttttttgaaaacattttgtgcCTTTTTTCGTATTTCTATATATCCCTGTTCAAATGATTTTCTCTTGAATGATGCCTTTAACACATGTGCTTTCAGTCATTGTCATGCTTACTTTATGGGAAGTGCTGGCAAGACGTTTTTGTTTCGTGATTTCACACTGTCAGGATACACGCGCTTTGATCGATCATAAATTATGTACTCTAGTGTTGTTTCCGGTTACTGCCCCTTGGATAAGTTCTATTTATAAAAGTATCGGTCTCTTCGTGTGGTTTATGGGGGTTCTTCAGCAATGAATCCACTTAAAGTTTCATAGAATGTGATTCCTTCAAGCCGTTTATCTTTGTCATTGTCTTTGTCTTTTATACTCCCATCTTTTAAGACATTCTTCGTTTTCGGTCACATCCACTGTCCTATACGATgctattatattttgaaataaatcccTCAATTTGCATTTACGAAAACTAGCGCTATAATTTCAATGCATTGCATGAACTTTATCAAACGAACCTGAGCGCCTCCACTGATGAGTCCAAGCTATTGCTTTGATAAAAAACTGATTATCAGTCACACAGATATAATAAGTACATCTATCAGCAGTTAAATAAACATTACCAATGCATGGAAATCCATAGCTGTATTAAAGGTATTAATAGATATTAATAACATACTTACCCTAAAACTTCTTTACACAAAAGAAACTGTccgtttatagagtgaaattgtttagtgaacaccGCCTATCACATGTTATATCAATGCTATGTATAAGTAAGCTGTTTGCGTAACCTGCtatacaggataacacagtcCTCTAATCGCACCTTATAGATCTAAAATAGtcctaaaattgttttgtttgattttataatatttctacatatttttcccataccacccgcccgcttagctcagtagggacagcGTTGGTCTACGCATAGCGGGGTCGCGAGGTCGATCctagggcggggcgtatgttctccgtaactatttgataaatgacattgtgtctgaaatcattagtcctccacctttgattcatgtggggaagatggcCGTtactgcggagaacaggtttgtactggtacagaatcgaggaacactggttaggttaactgcccgccattacatgactgaaatactgttgaaaaacggcgttaaacccaaaacaaacaaagaaacaaacatactttgacgcatataatatatgggtagcagagattgttttctttccagcaatagctttttcaacatattttatcttgtgaaattctgtaggtttcgtctgtttgttgacaaagtTTAGCATAAAAATTTCCCAAGAGCATagatgatttgatctttacatattttttcttttcaaactgcTGATCGTTGCAGTAATTATGCATAATTTGTTCATGCCTAACGGTAAAAAGTCATTggtttgcatgagatactatgtacatagtcACGTAAGCTTACAATAAAGTTTAagtggagttgtctccattttatCCAAGTATTTTACCCAGGATCTTCTTTTTTTCAGCTGAAATAACTCTTTTCAGAAAATGACAGTTTAAGTATTTTTCAGACTGTGTACTCTGATGCAGTTAcctacatatatatttaaaatagttattatataTAATCAGTATATGGAGTTTCATGTCTTTATATGCGGTGCTTAAGCATGTATTTAATGCGTTTAACACTGTATTTAGGTGCTTTCATCAGTATAAGAGGTGTTTAAGACCTTACTTGCGGTCCTACCAGATGTGTATGTGATGCTTTCATTTGATTGTACGGTATAATTAAGGTATCTGATCcgcaaataagcaagttctatacaACAGTACTattgaaatataccaaatattgatgcctggtaagctcatataattttgatatcattggaaagtgtattgtctactgaaaaataaaataaaaattacattacaaaaatatgttatataatttttattcttctGCTTTACAGTCTttaatgatacttcaacagaaatccagtcgTTACAGTGCAAGATTTaacatttcgcagtcaaaaaacaTTACTGTagtgattcttgcatattatgaATGGCCATCTTATTTAGTAATTCTTGTTCAGGAGACACAACTCTTccaaattattataccagatttatatgaaatgaaatcaaatgaaatcaaaaacacatgggggtcaccaggcatcgaaatttacctatttgtggatcggataccttaactTTATATGGAGTCGTTTCAACTGTTTATGTGGTGCTTTCAACTTAAAACTGTATCTGTTGTGGATACGGGTTGTTTATATagtgattttaactttttatattatactgttatctttatatgttttattttatacacaATACTTACAACTGCATATGGattggttttacattttcatgataTTGTTACCGATAAATTCATTTTGGTGCTTTCTGTTAACTTTATATGTGGcgtattgtattgtatatgcGGTGCAATTTACCTTTGTATCCGACGACATCTGACGCAGGATATTTTTAGAGAagagaactggttaaaaattatgtcgcgacattaATTTTGAAGGTAAATTGGCGCAGAgacacgcgttactgaaaatgccataaaaccttgaaacctgatttaatcaagctgaaacttggtatttttcatgcagagatgttactggtactatacaaatgaaattgagactattacagaaaatcAGCTTTTCatataggcctaactaaagtaaaggaaccagcgtgggagccatctgttCTAGTCGCGTAATGGAGAACAGGATTTTGAACACTAATGTTTGTTTCACTTGGAATGGCAACAGatgtctaaattaaagctagtttctgtttaaatttcattgtgggtgtatttttgacattttggtaggaaaaatgggagagcaggttgtatttggtaaagtgaagctcaattttagtatgagtagtacttccaggtcacagcagtgtgattttga includes:
- the LOC128552158 gene encoding uncharacterized protein LOC128552158; translation: MFSKKKLVKFFGGGGGEETKAKQTYETNPDKSSNKEKKAKPSPENSKNSFNTKVNEKNENLDENMTLEGKHQNNQHTDNVDEPKGEENKKTTDKATFGHDYDKMRSMISLTSDHKAVIFDTGKQCKDCMLKMYEARLKEDELRCMDCFSFECLHCKTKCECMGECFCNKFQDMFENQVRRASNELTNNLKQHVLIETSSNVSSAMTYEIHDSRKTIVISSVTISKVNKSDESTSIQKEKQKFAQQDVLNENNLEISILEYRDAEHVFLRRSQTVRVLLGMLQETIAAGIYSKEGLEKEITFIETLKKKFHSEDIQLFNIKQFAQVLEEDEMPIIVTCPLQSRLYADMNNSMSGIKEVYYKRIILVLIHYKIEDTDASAFCIEYENQFPALKCIDFFHQKRQGNIESVATEIKDALYQMRKKSYKPMND